A single region of the Halobacterium wangiae genome encodes:
- a CDS encoding NUDIX hydrolase — translation MDLSRVAAHRPQRITDEDRDAAVLVPVVEREETALLFTMRADHLGEHPGQMSFPGGSREPSDADLWDTAAREAHEEIGLRHEELSFVGQLDDISTVTSYSVTPFVGRVPDREYEPDEREVDEVVVLPLSGLTDPTNYELEKRSHPSYGEALVHFFHVNDYTVWGATGRILVQFLELACGWTPPDRDPDVVEMDPDG, via the coding sequence ATGGACCTCTCGCGGGTGGCCGCCCACCGTCCGCAGCGAATCACGGACGAGGACCGGGACGCGGCGGTGCTCGTCCCCGTCGTCGAGCGCGAGGAGACCGCGTTGCTGTTCACAATGCGCGCCGACCACCTCGGCGAGCACCCCGGACAGATGAGTTTCCCCGGCGGCAGCCGCGAGCCCAGCGACGCGGACCTCTGGGATACGGCGGCCCGCGAGGCCCACGAGGAGATCGGTCTGCGACACGAGGAACTCTCCTTCGTCGGTCAACTGGACGACATCAGCACGGTCACCAGCTACTCGGTGACGCCGTTCGTCGGGCGCGTCCCGGACCGCGAGTACGAACCCGACGAGCGCGAGGTCGACGAGGTGGTCGTGCTCCCGCTCTCGGGGCTCACCGACCCGACGAACTACGAACTCGAGAAGCGCAGCCACCCGTCGTACGGCGAGGCGCTCGTCCACTTCTTCCACGTGAACGACTACACCGTCTGGGGGGCGACCGGCCGCATCCTGGTGCAGTTCCTCGAACTCGCCTGCGGCTGGACGCCACCGGACCGCGACCCAGACGTCGTCGAGATGGACCCCGACGGGTAG
- a CDS encoding aldo/keto reductase, with protein MATADATFRYKERFGEGMARTYFRRVGDRAVSSVGLGTYLGDPTDDVDDAYYETVRAAVESGCNVVDTAINYRNQRSERVVGRALADADVDRDAVFLSTKGGFVPFDGERPENPGEYVRSEYVDAGIVDPEDLAHGSHAVASGYVEDQLDRSLRNLDVDTIDLYYVHNPETQLDERPASELYDQLEATFERLERRAAAGDINHYGVATWDAFRVPRDHERYLDLGELISRARAAAKEVGNTATHLRAVQLPFNVYMADAFTCESQSGPEGDQSVLWFAHEAGLNVFTSASLAQGEVLRGIPNAVDAELSGETAAQRGLNFARSAPGVTSALAGTTSPAHVRENVAAGSFEPLGADAFDAVFE; from the coding sequence ATGGCCACCGCAGACGCGACGTTCCGGTACAAGGAGCGGTTCGGCGAGGGGATGGCGCGGACGTACTTCCGGCGCGTCGGCGACCGCGCGGTCTCCAGCGTCGGCCTCGGTACCTACCTCGGCGACCCGACCGACGACGTGGACGACGCCTACTACGAGACCGTCCGGGCGGCCGTCGAGTCCGGTTGCAATGTCGTCGACACCGCCATCAACTACCGCAACCAGCGCAGCGAGCGCGTCGTCGGGCGGGCGCTCGCGGACGCCGACGTGGACCGGGACGCCGTCTTCCTCTCCACGAAGGGTGGCTTCGTCCCCTTCGACGGCGAGCGACCCGAGAACCCCGGCGAGTACGTCCGCTCGGAGTACGTCGACGCGGGCATCGTCGACCCCGAGGACCTCGCCCACGGCAGCCACGCGGTCGCATCGGGGTACGTCGAGGACCAGCTCGACCGGTCGCTGCGCAACCTCGACGTCGACACCATCGACCTCTACTACGTCCACAACCCCGAGACGCAACTCGACGAGCGGCCCGCGAGCGAGCTGTACGACCAGCTCGAAGCCACCTTCGAGCGCCTGGAGCGGCGAGCGGCCGCGGGCGACATCAACCACTACGGCGTGGCGACGTGGGACGCGTTCCGCGTCCCCCGCGACCACGAGCGCTACCTCGACCTGGGCGAACTCATCTCCCGGGCGCGGGCGGCGGCGAAGGAGGTTGGGAACACGGCGACGCACCTCCGCGCGGTACAATTACCGTTCAACGTCTACATGGCCGACGCGTTCACCTGCGAGTCGCAGTCGGGACCGGAGGGTGACCAGAGCGTGCTGTGGTTCGCACACGAGGCGGGACTCAACGTGTTCACGTCCGCGAGTCTCGCGCAGGGCGAGGTGCTCCGGGGCATCCCCAACGCCGTCGACGCAGAGCTGTCCGGGGAGACGGCGGCCCAGCGCGGCCTGAACTTCGCGCGGAGCGCGCCGGGCGTCACGTCGGCGCTCGCGGGCACGACGAGCCCAGCGCACGTCCGCGAGAACGTCGCCGCGGGCTCCTTCGAGCCGCTGGGTGCGGACGCCTTCGACGCCGTCTTCGAGTAG
- a CDS encoding Hsp20/alpha crystallin family protein yields the protein MRGRELAEAVGGAVLRRMGQAASQFQEESPLPVDVLESDEEYLVVFDVPGALTSDVQVNYAENTVSVRVDRFREYREGFDMLFPGRGLALDGEATLPGDAVVEADSAHAELNDDGTLYVFLPKGADDGTRIDVTQGSQADDTRTETTETDPDAVEQVDRGGEVEDESDRDDVPIE from the coding sequence ATGAGGGGTCGCGAACTCGCCGAGGCGGTCGGCGGCGCGGTGCTGCGACGGATGGGGCAGGCGGCCTCGCAGTTCCAGGAGGAGTCGCCGCTCCCGGTCGACGTCCTCGAGAGCGACGAGGAGTACCTCGTCGTCTTCGACGTGCCCGGCGCACTGACCAGCGACGTCCAGGTGAACTACGCGGAGAACACGGTGTCGGTACGCGTCGACCGCTTCCGCGAGTACCGCGAGGGGTTCGACATGCTGTTCCCCGGCCGGGGCCTGGCCCTGGACGGCGAGGCTACACTCCCCGGGGATGCCGTCGTGGAGGCCGACAGCGCGCACGCCGAACTGAACGACGACGGCACGCTATACGTCTTCCTGCCGAAAGGCGCCGACGACGGCACGCGCATCGACGTCACTCAGGGAAGCCAGGCCGACGACACTCGGACGGAGACCACTGAGACGGACCCGGACGCCGTCGAACAGGTGGACCGCGGCGGAGAGGTCGAGGACGAGTCGGACAGGGACGACGTCCCAATCGAGTAG
- a CDS encoding DUF7559 family protein, translated as MPATLEVRCTNDDCEMDMFEMHYTYDMPDSVGVSDFACPYCRETDPLEAIEL; from the coding sequence ATGCCCGCCACGCTCGAGGTCCGCTGTACGAACGACGACTGCGAGATGGACATGTTCGAGATGCACTACACGTACGACATGCCGGACAGCGTCGGGGTGTCCGACTTCGCGTGTCCGTACTGCCGGGAGACCGACCCGCTGGAGGCGATCGAGCTATGA
- a CDS encoding glycosyltransferase family 87 protein, translating to MPSTRGLRSLPLRTRRFAATHAPRLVLSAAVLSGLVTAVVFPAANPGQVALASDVYYAAGRAVLAGQPLYDVGFLYPPPIAVAFVPNALLGSTTLAYAFQILVGVVSLGAVAVVGVRLAERVGADLGRTDRWLVGAAVVASSPSVVNLVNGQVNPVLAAAVAAGVLAFESDREWASGVAFALAALVKLFPALVGAWLLRQRAWRAVAAATATGLGLLLAGLVLFGPAPYETFVTTVLTGEANVATFPDGPDASEPYTTIRRQLTAVAPGLSGGALLAASVAVLAPIVAAANRVTATLTDRLVGLHALLTATLVAFPLEPFYAVLAYPTLVPLLYALDGTPRRLFLVGSLLTVVPIALADVALVATLPVFPQAVTDTLLGGAETTFTYVHPPTIGAALTLAACVLQQHGRAVEPSSGAA from the coding sequence GTGCCCTCGACTCGTGGGCTCCGGTCCCTCCCCCTCCGCACCAGGCGGTTCGCAGCGACGCACGCCCCTCGCCTCGTCCTCTCGGCGGCCGTCCTCTCGGGACTGGTCACCGCCGTCGTCTTCCCCGCCGCGAACCCCGGGCAGGTCGCGCTCGCGAGCGACGTCTACTACGCCGCCGGTCGCGCGGTCCTCGCCGGTCAGCCGCTTTACGACGTCGGCTTCCTCTACCCCCCGCCGATCGCCGTCGCGTTCGTCCCGAACGCGCTGCTGGGCAGCACCACCCTGGCGTACGCCTTCCAGATTCTGGTCGGGGTGGTGTCGCTCGGCGCAGTCGCCGTGGTCGGTGTCCGTCTCGCGGAGCGTGTGGGTGCCGACCTCGGGCGAACCGACCGCTGGCTCGTCGGCGCCGCCGTCGTCGCCAGTTCGCCGTCGGTCGTGAACCTCGTGAACGGCCAGGTCAACCCGGTGCTCGCGGCGGCCGTCGCCGCCGGAGTTCTGGCGTTCGAATCCGACCGCGAGTGGGCGAGCGGTGTGGCGTTCGCGCTCGCCGCGCTCGTCAAACTGTTCCCCGCGCTCGTCGGCGCGTGGCTCCTCCGCCAGCGCGCCTGGCGCGCGGTCGCCGCCGCCACCGCCACCGGCCTCGGCCTCCTGCTCGCCGGGCTCGTCCTCTTCGGTCCCGCCCCCTACGAGACGTTCGTCACCACCGTCCTCACCGGCGAGGCGAACGTCGCCACCTTCCCGGACGGCCCGGACGCGTCGGAGCCCTACACCACCATCCGGCGCCAGTTGACCGCGGTCGCCCCGGGACTCTCCGGTGGAGCCCTGCTCGCCGCCAGCGTCGCCGTCCTCGCGCCCATCGTCGCCGCAGCGAACCGGGTCACCGCCACGCTCACCGACCGGCTGGTCGGCCTCCACGCCCTCCTCACGGCCACCCTCGTCGCGTTCCCGCTGGAGCCGTTCTACGCCGTGCTCGCCTACCCGACGCTCGTCCCGCTGCTGTACGCACTCGACGGCACTCCCCGCAGGCTATTCCTCGTCGGATCGCTGCTCACCGTCGTCCCCATCGCACTCGCCGACGTCGCGCTCGTCGCCACGCTGCCCGTGTTCCCGCAGGCCGTCACCGACACGTTGCTCGGTGGTGCCGAGACCACGTTCACCTACGTCCACCCGCCGACGATCGGCGCCGCGCTCACGCTCGCCGCGTGCGTCCTCCAGCAGCACGGCAGGGCCGTCGAGCCGTCCTCGGGAGCCGCCTGA
- a CDS encoding HVO_0758 family zinc finger protein: MSSVTKALRSGTVRKDTYERLVCDDCNRQLTTRDRGGVGWRRVCPDCGREWKQLR, encoded by the coding sequence ATGAGTTCGGTGACCAAGGCGCTTCGCTCCGGGACAGTGCGGAAGGACACCTACGAGCGGCTGGTGTGCGACGACTGTAACAGGCAGTTGACCACCCGCGACCGGGGCGGTGTCGGCTGGCGGCGGGTCTGTCCCGACTGCGGCCGCGAGTGGAAGCAGCTCCGCTAA
- a CDS encoding NAD(P)/FAD-dependent oxidoreductase, whose translation MDDSLSGTDRRVAVVGGGAVGLTAAHDLAQRDAHVTLYDAGEVGGESTGRAAGILYDAFAEDVDAHVAARALDRFREFSGDGEFAVRETPYLWFVTEPGAKAEAIREQVAGMQRQGRHVERIDADTVAERFPALRTDDVVEAAIAYDAGVVDTSAYADLLASKAAERGVEIREQTPASVATDPTRVNGERYDAVLVAAGAHTKRVLADAGFSVALKPYRVQALTANDPGEMPTFYDATAGYYARPHPTGLLAGDGTEPVEADPGTYDRAGDDWFVDATRERLADRLPGYDPDIERAWAGLCTATPDRDPLLGELADGLFVAAGWQGHGFMRAPATGEAIAEQILGDDGIAAFDPTRFTGEESFDIVEGMTVE comes from the coding sequence ATGGACGACTCTCTCAGCGGCACCGACAGGCGCGTGGCGGTCGTCGGTGGCGGCGCCGTGGGTCTCACTGCCGCCCACGACCTCGCGCAGCGCGACGCCCACGTGACCCTGTACGACGCCGGCGAGGTCGGCGGCGAGAGCACCGGTCGAGCGGCCGGCATCCTCTACGACGCGTTCGCAGAGGACGTCGACGCGCACGTCGCGGCCCGCGCCCTCGATCGGTTCCGCGAGTTCTCGGGCGACGGCGAATTCGCCGTCCGCGAGACGCCGTACCTGTGGTTCGTCACCGAACCCGGCGCGAAGGCCGAGGCCATCCGCGAGCAGGTCGCGGGGATGCAGCGCCAGGGCCGTCACGTCGAGCGCATCGACGCCGACACAGTCGCCGAGCGCTTCCCGGCTCTCCGGACCGACGACGTCGTCGAGGCCGCCATCGCTTACGACGCCGGCGTGGTCGACACGAGCGCGTACGCCGACCTGCTCGCCTCGAAAGCCGCGGAGCGGGGCGTCGAGATCCGAGAGCAGACGCCCGCGTCCGTCGCGACGGACCCGACGCGCGTGAACGGCGAGCGCTACGACGCCGTGCTCGTCGCGGCCGGCGCGCACACGAAGCGAGTGCTCGCCGACGCCGGATTCTCGGTGGCACTCAAGCCCTACCGCGTCCAGGCTCTGACGGCGAACGATCCCGGGGAGATGCCGACGTTCTACGACGCCACCGCGGGCTACTACGCCCGCCCGCACCCCACTGGCCTGCTCGCCGGCGACGGCACCGAACCCGTCGAGGCCGACCCTGGGACGTACGACCGCGCGGGCGACGACTGGTTCGTCGACGCGACGCGCGAGCGCCTCGCCGACCGCCTCCCCGGCTACGACCCGGACATCGAGCGCGCGTGGGCAGGCCTCTGCACGGCCACGCCGGATCGCGACCCGCTGCTCGGCGAACTCGCCGACGGACTCTTCGTCGCCGCCGGCTGGCAGGGCCACGGCTTCATGCGCGCGCCGGCCACCGGCGAAGCGATCGCAGAACAGATCCTCGGTGACGACGGGATCGCCGCCTTCGACCCGACGCGGTTCACGGGCGAGGAGTCCTTCGACATCGTCGAGGGGATGACCGTCGAGTAG
- a CDS encoding hydroxysqualene dehydroxylase — protein sequence MSDSPTVAVLGGGIGGLTAAHELAERGFDVTVYEANDRVGGKARSIPASDDDEPLLGEHGFRFFPAYYRNVVDTMERIPDADGSVADHLVATSETLVSGIGDLAVRASTERPSTPREWLDAFRPQIAGGSVPRHEIAHFLSRLAVLLTSCQERREDEFERTSWWEFIDAAEMSPAYQKHLAASTQALVALRPEVGSARTVGSIYLQLLFGQFYPDRPAERVLDGPTSEVWFDPWVGYLHERGVTIELDAPVTAIESDGRRVTGAVVDGERVTADYYVAALPVDVMRRLVTPELRRAAPSLAGVEHVETAWMNGVQFYLDRDVPIVGGHAVYVDSPWALTSISQRQFWVDHDPVARSGGEVEGVLSVIASDWETPGVLYGKPARECTREEVVEEIWAQVQAHLGPEELPDEARVSHFLDPALGEGEGGLTNDAPLVINTVGSLRHRPEAGTEAENLVLAADYVRVDTDLATMEAASEAGRRAANAVLSRSRVHARPCEVWGLEEPRVFDPLKRQDELRYRLGLPHPGEAGHDAWEVLHSLRP from the coding sequence ATGTCCGACTCGCCGACCGTCGCGGTGCTGGGGGGAGGAATCGGCGGCCTGACCGCGGCCCACGAACTCGCCGAGCGCGGGTTCGACGTGACCGTCTACGAGGCCAACGACCGCGTCGGCGGGAAGGCCCGGAGCATCCCGGCCTCCGACGACGACGAGCCACTGCTCGGGGAGCACGGCTTCCGGTTCTTCCCGGCGTACTACCGGAACGTCGTGGACACGATGGAGCGCATCCCGGACGCCGACGGGAGCGTCGCCGACCACCTCGTGGCGACCAGCGAGACGCTCGTCTCGGGAATCGGTGACCTCGCCGTCCGTGCGTCCACGGAGCGCCCGTCGACGCCCCGCGAGTGGCTGGACGCGTTCCGGCCACAGATCGCGGGCGGGTCGGTGCCGCGCCACGAGATCGCACACTTCCTCTCGCGGCTCGCGGTGTTGCTGACGAGCTGCCAGGAGCGCCGCGAGGACGAGTTCGAGCGCACGTCGTGGTGGGAGTTCATCGACGCCGCGGAGATGTCCCCGGCGTACCAGAAACACCTCGCGGCGTCCACGCAGGCGCTGGTCGCGCTCCGCCCGGAGGTGGGGAGCGCGCGCACCGTAGGGTCGATCTACCTTCAGTTGCTGTTCGGTCAGTTCTACCCCGACAGGCCCGCAGAACGGGTGCTCGACGGACCGACGAGCGAGGTGTGGTTCGACCCGTGGGTCGGCTACCTCCACGAACGGGGCGTCACCATCGAACTCGACGCCCCCGTCACGGCCATCGAGAGCGACGGCCGACGGGTGACTGGCGCCGTCGTCGATGGCGAGCGCGTCACCGCAGACTACTACGTCGCCGCGCTCCCCGTGGATGTGATGCGGCGTCTCGTCACACCGGAACTGCGGCGCGCAGCCCCGTCGCTGGCCGGCGTCGAACACGTCGAGACGGCGTGGATGAACGGCGTCCAGTTCTACCTCGACCGCGACGTCCCCATCGTCGGCGGGCACGCCGTCTACGTCGACTCGCCGTGGGCGCTCACGTCCATCAGCCAGCGGCAGTTCTGGGTCGACCACGACCCCGTCGCGCGTTCGGGCGGGGAGGTCGAGGGTGTGCTGTCAGTCATCGCCTCCGACTGGGAGACGCCCGGCGTGCTGTACGGCAAGCCAGCCAGGGAGTGCACGCGCGAGGAGGTCGTCGAGGAGATTTGGGCGCAGGTGCAGGCCCACCTCGGCCCCGAGGAACTGCCGGACGAGGCCCGCGTCTCGCACTTCCTCGACCCGGCGCTCGGGGAGGGTGAGGGTGGACTGACGAACGACGCGCCGCTGGTCATCAACACGGTGGGGAGCCTCCGACACCGGCCCGAGGCGGGGACGGAGGCGGAGAACCTCGTGCTCGCGGCCGACTACGTGCGCGTGGACACCGACCTGGCGACGATGGAGGCCGCCAGCGAGGCCGGGCGCCGGGCCGCCAACGCCGTCCTCTCTCGCTCCCGCGTCCACGCGCGGCCGTGCGAGGTGTGGGGCCTCGAGGAGCCGCGAGTGTTCGACCCGCTGAAGCGACAGGACGAACTCCGGTACAGACTCGGCCTCCCACACCCCGGCGAGGCCGGCCACGACGCCTGGGAGGTCCTCCACTCCCTGCGGCCGTAA
- a CDS encoding DUF7109 family protein, translating into MDGDELAGIADLFGGLTREELDDALAELAFKRGEEFENSDAAVEAALRDYYLVAVESGDETLLVPGPVAFPDLPENAGDLPHIMDVERRSVDRDALADAVRERLEADAAGADDERARALVDVTYDAEAWAPVELGGVRQRLADDA; encoded by the coding sequence ATGGACGGGGACGAACTCGCGGGCATCGCGGACCTCTTCGGCGGCCTGACGCGCGAGGAACTCGACGACGCACTCGCCGAACTGGCCTTCAAGCGCGGCGAGGAGTTCGAGAACAGCGACGCGGCCGTCGAGGCGGCGCTCCGCGACTACTACCTCGTGGCGGTCGAGTCGGGCGACGAGACGCTACTCGTACCCGGTCCCGTCGCGTTCCCGGACCTCCCCGAGAACGCGGGGGACCTCCCGCACATCATGGACGTCGAGCGCCGGAGCGTCGACCGCGACGCGCTCGCCGACGCGGTCCGGGAGCGACTGGAGGCCGACGCCGCAGGGGCCGACGACGAGCGCGCCCGCGCCCTCGTCGACGTGACCTACGACGCCGAGGCGTGGGCGCCGGTCGAACTCGGGGGAGTGCGGCAACGATTGGCCGACGACGCGTGA
- a CDS encoding glycosyl transferase family 2: MDYTQERVATLHDYGAADPDAPTDRTAVVVPMTDREYAGLAPERVFSELETVDPAAVVVPLRAPAERVPEFCAWLDEFDVDLTVLWCDGPRVESLLAEADLDGARGKGRDVWLALGVAAANNDFVVVHDADTTTYEARDVRKLLFPLAQGFDFSKGYYARVENDRLYGRLFRLFYEPLVAALNDAHDHEVLSFLGAFRYALAGECAMTSEVARGLRVQRTWGLEVGTLGEAFRLAGTAGAAQVDLGRYEHDHRAVSGPTGLSEMSEGVGSALFRALADAGVDVEYDTLAERYLDRAGEFVRAYGADAAFNDLDYDAADERAQTEMYAEAIAPPGPDTRLPAWTDAPLDPGEVAAAAAADAED, translated from the coding sequence ATGGACTACACGCAGGAGCGCGTGGCGACGCTCCACGACTACGGGGCCGCGGACCCGGACGCGCCGACCGACCGCACCGCCGTGGTGGTGCCGATGACCGACCGGGAGTACGCCGGCCTCGCCCCCGAACGCGTCTTCTCCGAGCTGGAGACCGTCGACCCCGCGGCGGTCGTCGTGCCGCTGCGCGCGCCCGCCGAGCGCGTTCCCGAGTTCTGTGCGTGGCTCGACGAGTTCGACGTCGACCTCACCGTCCTCTGGTGTGACGGGCCGCGCGTCGAGTCGCTGCTCGCCGAGGCGGACCTCGACGGCGCGCGCGGGAAGGGCCGGGACGTCTGGCTAGCGCTAGGGGTCGCGGCCGCCAACAACGACTTCGTCGTGGTTCACGACGCGGACACGACGACCTACGAGGCCCGCGACGTCCGGAAACTCCTCTTCCCGCTCGCGCAGGGCTTCGACTTCTCGAAGGGGTACTACGCTCGCGTGGAGAACGACCGCCTCTACGGCCGGCTGTTCCGCCTGTTCTACGAGCCGCTGGTCGCCGCCCTGAACGACGCCCACGACCACGAGGTCCTGTCGTTCCTCGGCGCCTTCCGGTACGCGCTCGCCGGGGAGTGCGCGATGACGAGCGAGGTTGCTCGCGGCCTCCGCGTACAGCGAACGTGGGGACTCGAGGTCGGCACGCTCGGCGAGGCGTTCCGGCTCGCGGGGACCGCTGGCGCGGCGCAGGTCGACCTCGGCCGGTACGAACACGACCACCGCGCCGTCTCCGGGCCGACCGGGCTCTCGGAGATGAGCGAGGGCGTCGGGAGCGCGCTGTTCCGTGCGCTGGCGGACGCCGGGGTCGACGTGGAGTACGACACGCTCGCGGAGCGCTACCTCGACCGCGCCGGCGAGTTCGTGCGGGCCTACGGCGCCGACGCCGCGTTCAACGACCTTGACTACGACGCCGCCGACGAGCGCGCCCAGACGGAGATGTATGCGGAGGCGATCGCACCGCCGGGTCCGGACACCCGCCTGCCCGCCTGGACGGACGCCCCGCTCGACCCCGGGGAGGTGGCGGCGGCCGCCGCGGCGGACGCGGAGGATTGA
- a CDS encoding MFS transporter, which translates to MSSPSAGSDAGRVRLFGSLCALVFLVNFGRVVFAPLVAPLESHFVASEAAVGLVATLVWLGSALPRLPTGYLLTRVERHRVVLGTGVLLAVSSLGMTFAPTIEFVMLGALLVGLASGAYFVAANPLISELFPQRVGRVVGVHGTASQLAAAIAPVFVGLLLVRYDWRAPFWLLSAAALAVTAVIYVFAGRADLPDAGAADRELLGAIRRQYRIVLLGVVVVGVAGFVWNGFFNFYIKYLIATKDVSASTAQTLLTVVFAAGVPAFWYTGRLADRFRHVPLMLAVLGGFVLSLLAMTVVESVIGVALVSAVLGYAVHSLVPAIDTFLLDSLPDADRASAYAGYSGAMMVVQAFGSVAVGTLLGMEYGYDLVFRVGGLGVGALLVALVVLYRAGRLPAGAS; encoded by the coding sequence GTGTCCAGTCCGTCTGCCGGGAGCGACGCGGGACGCGTCCGCCTGTTCGGGTCGCTGTGCGCGCTCGTGTTCCTCGTGAACTTCGGGCGCGTCGTCTTCGCGCCGCTCGTCGCGCCACTCGAGTCGCACTTCGTGGCGAGCGAAGCCGCCGTCGGACTCGTCGCGACGCTCGTGTGGCTCGGCAGCGCGCTCCCGCGCCTGCCGACGGGCTACCTGTTGACGCGCGTCGAGCGCCACCGCGTGGTCCTCGGGACGGGCGTCCTGCTCGCCGTCTCCTCGCTCGGGATGACGTTCGCGCCGACCATCGAGTTCGTGATGCTCGGCGCGCTGCTCGTCGGCCTCGCCTCCGGAGCGTACTTCGTCGCGGCGAACCCCCTCATCAGCGAGCTGTTCCCCCAGCGCGTCGGCCGCGTCGTCGGCGTCCACGGCACGGCCTCGCAGCTCGCGGCCGCCATCGCGCCCGTCTTCGTCGGCCTGTTGCTCGTCCGCTACGACTGGCGGGCGCCGTTCTGGCTGCTGTCGGCCGCCGCGCTCGCCGTCACTGCGGTCATCTACGTGTTCGCGGGCCGTGCGGACCTGCCCGACGCGGGCGCCGCCGACCGCGAACTCCTCGGTGCCATCCGGCGCCAGTACCGCATCGTCCTGCTGGGTGTCGTCGTGGTCGGTGTCGCCGGCTTCGTCTGGAACGGCTTCTTCAACTTCTACATCAAGTACCTCATCGCCACGAAGGACGTCTCCGCGTCGACGGCGCAGACGCTGCTTACCGTCGTGTTCGCGGCCGGCGTCCCCGCGTTCTGGTACACGGGCCGACTCGCCGACCGCTTCCGCCACGTCCCGCTGATGCTGGCGGTGCTCGGCGGGTTCGTTCTCTCCCTGCTGGCGATGACCGTCGTGGAGAGTGTGATCGGGGTGGCGCTCGTCTCCGCCGTGCTCGGCTACGCCGTCCACAGCCTCGTCCCCGCAATCGACACGTTCCTCCTCGACAGCCTCCCGGACGCCGACCGCGCAAGCGCGTACGCCGGCTACAGCGGCGCAATGATGGTCGTCCAGGCGTTCGGCAGCGTCGCCGTCGGGACGCTGCTCGGCATGGAGTACGGCTACGACCTCGTCTTCCGCGTCGGCGGCCTCGGCGTCGGGGCGCTGCTCGTCGCGCTCGTGGTCCTCTACCGCGCCGGCCGCCTGCCCGCTGGCGCAAGCTAG
- a CDS encoding DUF7388 family protein gives MLRSDSHAAVAGVDAVALKPAEHDWTKIPDLHDAFETVTIDYEGREHLPDFDALADLADADREVRLTTPVRADGFDPVGDDSLSADLPEHVGRVVVAGHSAYLSETEAERAIAPRFGAAVAADGDAWVGTEGVERAALATGATQFELLARSTERTVRSLRAAGFDGEIAVYAPTVLSDDEDEILDAVGAYAARRRPVARALPEDAATDGTADGRAREVLSKAVRDYALVGDAETVGERVDALRAAGVDHVVAYPAAGLDAFLD, from the coding sequence GTGTTGAGAAGCGACAGCCACGCCGCGGTCGCGGGCGTCGACGCCGTCGCGCTGAAACCCGCCGAACACGACTGGACGAAGATCCCAGACCTCCACGACGCGTTCGAGACGGTCACGATAGACTACGAGGGCCGCGAGCACCTCCCCGACTTCGACGCGCTCGCCGACCTCGCGGACGCCGACCGCGAGGTCCGACTCACGACGCCCGTCCGCGCGGACGGGTTCGATCCCGTCGGTGACGACTCGCTGTCGGCCGACCTGCCCGAGCACGTCGGCCGCGTCGTCGTCGCCGGGCACAGCGCCTACCTCTCGGAGACGGAGGCCGAGCGCGCAATCGCCCCCCGGTTCGGCGCCGCCGTCGCGGCCGACGGGGACGCCTGGGTCGGCACCGAGGGCGTCGAGCGCGCGGCGCTCGCGACGGGTGCGACGCAGTTCGAGTTGCTCGCCAGGAGCACCGAACGGACCGTGCGCTCGCTGCGAGCGGCTGGCTTCGACGGCGAGATAGCGGTGTACGCGCCCACCGTGCTGAGCGACGACGAAGACGAGATACTGGACGCCGTCGGCGCGTACGCGGCCCGGCGCAGGCCCGTAGCCCGCGCGCTCCCCGAGGACGCGGCGACGGACGGGACCGCCGACGGACGCGCCCGCGAGGTGCTGTCGAAAGCCGTCAGAGACTACGCACTGGTTGGCGACGCAGAAACAGTCGGCGAGCGCGTCGACGCGCTGCGTGCGGCGGGCGTCGACCACGTGGTCGCCTACCCTGCGGCGGGTCTCGACGCCTTCCTCGACTGA